Proteins from a genomic interval of Gossypium hirsutum isolate 1008001.06 chromosome A09, Gossypium_hirsutum_v2.1, whole genome shotgun sequence:
- the LOC107888675 gene encoding alkane hydroxylase MAH1, protein MAFQSFLQVCFLALISFLFLYRLMRYKNGCPKSSAGIVELLLNVHRVHDWCTETLESCKGTFVLEGPWFAKMNLVATCDPANAHYVMSSNFDNFPKGPEYKQMFDILGDGIFNSDLDLWKNQRIAAQGFMRHHLFHQFLLRTSRDKVEMGLMPIIDHAAKHGLVINLEDIFQRFTFDSACILVTGSDPSSLSLELPQVLFSKAVHDGEQAIFYRHVKPRSFTKLQKWLNIGQEGKYKKASKVVDDVLSEYICQKRKEVNKLNQQLVSKDVLERHRSEYDNCCDGHDEHCSYLVHLAGFQASNSGNKIIEELESKIPIGETKWRLLFNVDEVKNLVYLHGALCEALRLYPPVPFNHKEPVKPDILPSGHPVHPKTKILFSVYSMGRMKSIWGEDCYEFKPERWINERGEIKHESSYEFLSFGAGPRICLGKETSFIQMKAVASALIYNDRIHVMEETPVVSAVSVVLHTENGLMTRISKRWE, encoded by the exons ATGGCATTTCAGAGTTTTCTTCAAGTTTGCTTCTTGGCTCTCATTTCCTTTCTGTTTCTATACCGCttgatgagatataaaaatgggTGTCCAAAGAGTTCTGCTGGCATTGTTGAGCTTCTCCTCAACGTTCATCGGGTCCACGACTGGTGTACTGAGACTCTAGAAAGCTGCAAGGGCACTTTTGTTTTGGAGGGCCCTTGGTTTGCTAAGATGAACTTGGTGGCGACATGTGACCCTGCCAATGCTCACTACGTCATGAGTTCCAACTTTGACAACTTCCCCAAAGGGCCTGAATACAAGCAGATGTTTGATATCTTAGGAGACGGGATTTTCAACTCCGACTTGGATTTGTGGAAAAACCAGCGGATAGCAGCTCAAGGATTCATGAGACATCACCTTTTCCACCAATTCTTGTTGAGGACTAGCCGAGACAAGGTGGAAATGGGGCTGATGCCCATCATTGACCATGCTGCTAAACATGGCTTGGTCATCAACTTAGAAGACATTTTCCAAAGGTTCACGTTTGATTCTGCATGCATCTTGGTTACCGGCTCTGATCCAAGTTCCCTCTCCCTTGAACTCCCTCAAGTTCTTTTCTCCAAGGCCGTGCATGATGGCGAGCAAGCAATATTTTATAGGCATGTTAAACCACGAAGCTTTACCAAGTTGCAGAAGTGGTTGAACATAGGACAAGAAGGGAAATACAAGAAGGCATCGAAAGTTGTTGATGATGTATTATCTGAATATATatgtcagaaaagaaaagaagtgaACAAGCTGAACCAACAGTTGGTATCAAAAGATG TTCTTGAGAGACACCGCTCTGAATATGATAATTGCTGCGACGGACACGACGAGCACTGCTCTTACTTGGTTCACTTGGCTGGTTTCCAAGCATCCAATAGTGGAAACAAGATCATAGAAGAACTTGAATCAAAAATACCTATAGGTGAAACCAAATGGAGGCTTCTATTCAATGTCGATGAGGTAAAGAATTTGGTTTATCTCCATGGAGCATTGTGTGAGGCATTAAGGTTGTATCCACCAGTCCCTTTCAATCATAAGGAACCTGTCAAACCTGACATACTTCCAAGCGGGCATCCAGTTCATCCAAAGACAAAAATCTTGTTTAGTGTGTATTCAATGGGAAGAATGAAGTCAATCTGGGGAGAAGATTGCTATGAATTCAAGCCTGAGAGATGGATTAATGAGAGAGGAGAAATCAAACATGAGTCATCTTACGAGTTCTTATCTTTTGGTGCAGGGCCAAGGATATGTTTGGGGAAGGAAACATCATTTATTCAGATGAAAGCCGTGGCATCTGCTCTAATTTACAATGATCGTATTCATGTAATGGAAGAAACTCCGGTTGTTTCGGCCGTATCGGTTGTCCTGCACACCGAGAATGGACTGATGACTAGGATCTCCAAGCGATGGGAATAA